Below is a genomic region from Demequina sp..
TCGGCGCCTACCCGGTGGTGCCCGTCGCGATCTGGTTCGCCGTGGTGGGAGTGGTGCTCGCCGCGCTGTACATCCTGCTGATGTACAAGCGGGTGTTCACCGGCCCGGCACCCGAGGCCATGGAGGGCACGCGCGACCTCTCGGTGCGCGAGCGCCTCGTGACGTGGCCGCTCATTGCCGCGATGCTCGTGCTTGGCTTCGTGCCAGGGATCCTGCTAGGCGTGCTGCACGAGCCCGTCCATGACATCGTCACCATCGTTCAGGAGGCTGGCAAGTGAACTGGACTCAGCCGGACATCACGTGGGCGCCGCTGGTGCCCATCCTGGTCGTCCTCCTGGCCGGCGCCGTCGGCATTCTGGTGGAGGCGTTCATTCGCACCCCGGCCACCCGACGCCTCGTCCAGCTCTCGCTCACCCTCGCGGCCCTTGTGGTCGGGCTCGGCGCGGCTATCGTGCTGTGGGCCACGCAAGAGGGAAGCGGCACAGTGGTGCTGCGCCTCATGCTCGTCGTCGACCGGCAGTCGCTCGCGTGGCAGGTGCTGCTCGCGGTGTTCGGCATCCTCGCCGCGCTGCTGTTCGCCGCACGCACGCGCACGGGCGAGGAGGAGTTCACTCCGCTCGGCTCGAGCACGCCCGGTGCCCTTGACGAGACCCGGGCCTTGCGCGCGGGCCTCCAGGTGACTGAGGTCTTCCCGCTGCTGCTCTTCGCGGTCGGCGGCATGATGCTGTTCACCGCGGTGACGGACTTCGTGTTCCTGTTCGTGGTGCTCGAGCTGTTCTCGCTCCCGCTGTACATCCTCGTGGCGCTCGCGCGTCGGCGTCGCGCCCTCAGCCACGAGGCGGCGCTGAAGTACTTCCTGCTCGGCGCCTTCTCCTCGGCGATCTACATCTTCGGCGTCGCCCTGCTCTTCGGCGCCACGACCCAGACGTCGTTCACGGCCGTGCAGCGCGCCATCGAGATCATCGCGGGTCACGATCCGCTGATCATCGCCGCCGCGGTGCTGATCCTCGTCGGCCTGTTCTTCAAGCTGGGCGCCGTGCCGTTCCACTCGTGGGTCCCCGACGTCTACCAGGGCGCCCCCACGGCGGTCACGGGCTTCATGGCGGCCGCCACCAAGGCCGCCGCTGTCGCAGCGCTGCTCCGCGTCGTGTTCGCCTCGTTCTATCCGCTCGAGTGGGAGCTCAACTGGCTGTTCTGGACCATCGCGATCGTGACGATGATCCTCGCGACGCTCGTCGCCCTGGTCCAGACGGACATCAAGCGCATGCTCGCCTACTCCTCGATCGCGCACGCGGGCTTCATCCTCGTCGCGTTCGCCGGCTTCAGCCCCGACGCGCTCAGCTCGCTGCCGTTCTACATGCTCGCCTACGGCCTCGCGACGTTTGGCGCATTCGCCGTTGTCACCCAGGTGCGGGAGCGCACGGCCGACGGCGCGGTGGGTGCAGAGGCCGTTCGCCTTGGGCAGTGGGCCGGGTTGGGTAAGCGCGCCCCATGGCTCGCCACCGCGATGGCGCTGTTCCTGCTGTCGTTCGCGGGCATCCCGCTCACGGCGGGCTTCGTCGGAAAGTTCGTGGTGTTCCGTTCTGCGATCGAGCAAGGGGCGTGGCCGCTCGTGCTCGTTGCCGTGCTCGCCTCGGCCGCGGCCGCGTTCTTCTACGTCCGGCTCATCGTGCTGATGTTCTTCACGGATGTCCCGGAGGGCCAGGCGGACGCGATCGAGATCGAGTACTCGCCGCTCACGCGGGCCGTGGTGGTCGTGACCGCTGTGCTGACGCTCGTGCTCGGCATCGTGCCTGGTCCCGCGCTCGCGGCCGCGGAAGACGCGGGCGTGATGCTGTCAACGCTGTCCAGCGGAAGCTGACGGCCAATGGCGTCGCTTGTGGGCCAGGGGGGCCTTGACGAGGCTCTCCAGTCGCGGCTCGCCCTCGTTGAGGAACGGCTCCGCGACGCGGTCTCCCAATCGGATCGCCTAGCCGACGCGACCTCGCGCCACCTCGTCAACGCGGGCGGCAAACGCCTTCGCCCCGCGCTCGCGCTGCTCACGGCACACCTTGGCGACGCCGCCCGGCCCGAGGTCGTGGACGCGGCCGTCGTCGTCGAGCTGACCCACCTCGCCACGCTGTACCACGACGACGTCATGGACTCCGCTCCCACCCGTCGCGGCGCCCCCGCCGCCCACGAGGTGTGGGGCAATTCGGTGGCCATCCTCACCGGCGATCTGCTCTTCGCCCGCGCCTCTTCCGTCGTTGCGGGCCTGGGGCCGCAGGCCGTGCGCATCCAGGCCGAGACCTTCGAGCGTCTGTGCCTCGGTCAGCTCCACGAGACCGTCGGACCTTCCGAGGGCGACGATGCGATCGAGTTCTACCTCCAGGTGCTCGCGGACAAGACGGGCTCGCTCATCGCGACCTCCGCGCGCTTTGGCGCGATGTTCGCCGGCTGCGCCCCGGCGGTGGTGCAGCAGGTGACGCGCTACGGAGAGCTCGCGGGCGTCGCCTTCCAACTCGCCGACGACGTCATCGACGTCCGCTCCGACGCCGCCACTACGGGCAAGACCCCTGGCACCGACCTGCGCGAGGGAGTGGCGACCATGCCAGTTCTCCTGCTCCGGCGTCGGGTAGCCGCCGGCGGCACGCCAGAGGACGCCGAGCTGCTGGCCGCGATCGACGGCGACCTCAGCTCCGACGAGGCGCTCGCGGCCGTCGTGTCGCGTCTTGGCGCGCACCCCGTGGTCGACGAGACCGCCGCGCTCGCGGCCCAGTGGGCCGCTCGCGCCAAGGAGGCGATCGCAATGCTGCCCGAGGGGGACGTCAAGGCGTCGCTCATCGACTTCGCCGACTCCCTGGTGGCCCGCACCGCCTAGGCCCGTCGCTAGGGTTGGGGCATGTCGAGCTCAACGGACCTGAACGGCGCGGACCGCTGGCGCGCGGTGGACGCCTACATCGAGGAGCACTACACGCAGTCCGACGCTGTGGCGGCCCGGGTGCTCCAGAACCAGCGGGATGCCGGGTTGCCGGACATCGCCGTGAGCCCCACCCAGGGCAAGCTGCTCTCCGTCCTCGCACGAGCCTGCGGGGCGCGCCGCGTGCTCGAGTTCGGCACGCTCGGGGGCTATTCGACGCTGTGGTTCGCCCGCGCCGTCGGACCGGAGGGCGCGGTGGTGAGTTTTGAGCTCGAGCTGCGCCACGCGGAGGTCGCGAGGGCGAGCCTCGCCCAAGCCGGCGTTGGCGACAGGGTCGAGGTGCGCGTCGGCCCGGCGGTCGCCAATCTGGGCACGCTCGAGTACGACGAGCCGTTCGACCTGGTCTTCATCGACGCGGACAAGCCGAGCAACGTCGCGTATTACGAGGCCGCGATGAACCGCGTGCACGCGGGGACCGTGGTGATCGTCGACAACGTGGTGCGCGACGGCGGCCTCATCGAGGCGGACTCGCCGGACGACCGCATCCAGGGCTCGCGCGCGATCGTGGAGCGGATGGGCGCCGACCCGCGGGTCGAGGCCTCCGTGATGCAGACGGTCGGCTCCAAGTATTACGACGGGATTATCGTCGCGGTGGTGTTGTAAGCGTGGTGTTGTAGCGCGACCCAACGATCGCGGCGTCGGCTGCGTGTGGAGGGGTGAAGGCAACCTAGGGGAGGCGGCGTGCGGGAGTGGCAGGGGCTCGTCGAGCGGCTCGTTGAGGAGCGCGGCTCGCGGCTCACCGCGTACGGCCGGATGCTCGTCGGTCCCGGTGAGGACGCGGAGGACCTCGTCCACGACGCGATCGTCAAGACCTTCTCTCGCGGCCGCCACATCCATGACGTGGACCACGCCGAGGCGTACGTTCGGCGCGTGATGCC
It encodes:
- a CDS encoding O-methyltransferase; its protein translation is MSSSTDLNGADRWRAVDAYIEEHYTQSDAVAARVLQNQRDAGLPDIAVSPTQGKLLSVLARACGARRVLEFGTLGGYSTLWFARAVGPEGAVVSFELELRHAEVARASLAQAGVGDRVEVRVGPAVANLGTLEYDEPFDLVFIDADKPSNVAYYEAAMNRVHAGTVVIVDNVVRDGGLIEADSPDDRIQGSRAIVERMGADPRVEASVMQTVGSKYYDGIIVAVVL
- the nuoN gene encoding NADH-quinone oxidoreductase subunit NuoN; this translates as MNWTQPDITWAPLVPILVVLLAGAVGILVEAFIRTPATRRLVQLSLTLAALVVGLGAAIVLWATQEGSGTVVLRLMLVVDRQSLAWQVLLAVFGILAALLFAARTRTGEEEFTPLGSSTPGALDETRALRAGLQVTEVFPLLLFAVGGMMLFTAVTDFVFLFVVLELFSLPLYILVALARRRRALSHEAALKYFLLGAFSSAIYIFGVALLFGATTQTSFTAVQRAIEIIAGHDPLIIAAAVLILVGLFFKLGAVPFHSWVPDVYQGAPTAVTGFMAAATKAAAVAALLRVVFASFYPLEWELNWLFWTIAIVTMILATLVALVQTDIKRMLAYSSIAHAGFILVAFAGFSPDALSSLPFYMLAYGLATFGAFAVVTQVRERTADGAVGAEAVRLGQWAGLGKRAPWLATAMALFLLSFAGIPLTAGFVGKFVVFRSAIEQGAWPLVLVAVLASAAAAFFYVRLIVLMFFTDVPEGQADAIEIEYSPLTRAVVVVTAVLTLVLGIVPGPALAAAEDAGVMLSTLSSGS
- a CDS encoding polyprenyl synthetase family protein, which translates into the protein MASLVGQGGLDEALQSRLALVEERLRDAVSQSDRLADATSRHLVNAGGKRLRPALALLTAHLGDAARPEVVDAAVVVELTHLATLYHDDVMDSAPTRRGAPAAHEVWGNSVAILTGDLLFARASSVVAGLGPQAVRIQAETFERLCLGQLHETVGPSEGDDAIEFYLQVLADKTGSLIATSARFGAMFAGCAPAVVQQVTRYGELAGVAFQLADDVIDVRSDAATTGKTPGTDLREGVATMPVLLLRRRVAAGGTPEDAELLAAIDGDLSSDEALAAVVSRLGAHPVVDETAALAAQWAARAKEAIAMLPEGDVKASLIDFADSLVARTA